In one Stegostoma tigrinum isolate sSteTig4 chromosome 28, sSteTig4.hap1, whole genome shotgun sequence genomic region, the following are encoded:
- the dffa gene encoding DNA fragmentation factor subunit alpha gives MDQERRFPCKICGSSRLQTFGVVVKSLEDLVAKGREKLCFDKNDAQQAFTVVLEDDGTIVDDEDYFAYLPENTKFMILNSGQEWTPANIEIKSNLDTRTNDGVDGGVGSIDSVDYPEQSNDWRVLAKQLRQNLARIITMSESDLQILIDVPSAELAKELDETLKGTEAIQDSLQRALDNREEQREAKELLKLYRNTFPVENDDSESAKETDQVDGSNLMTSETFWLNKHIIEVLRQKASPELSLSNHELQEIFKRSEGDLSSTLNRSIEEVRYLQQDCRKEFDRRMAKVKSLEELSQYSTTKRCDGVTL, from the exons ATGGATCAAGAAAGAAGATTTCCCTGCAAAATCTGTGGCTCTAGCCGTCTTCAAACGTTCGGCGTCGTCGTGAAGTCTTTGGAAGATCTGGTAGCCAAAG GGAGAGAAAAACTATGTTTTGACAAAAACGATGCACAACAAGCATTTACAGTTGTGCTTGAAGATGATGGGACAATTGTTGATGATGAAGACTATTTTGCATACTTACCAGAAAACACAAAATTCATGATCCTTAACTCTGGTCAGGAATGGACTCCTGCAAACATAG AAATCAAGAGCAACTTGGATACAAGGACGAATGATGGTGTTGATGGTGGTGTTGGATCTATAGACTCTGTGGATTATCCGGAGCAGTCCAATGATTGGAGAGTTCTCGCTAAACAACTGAGACAGAATCTTGCCAGAATTATTACAATGTCTGAATCTGATCTTCAG ATACTAATTGATGTACCATCTGCTGAGCTGGCAAAGGAGCTGGATGAAACTTTAAAAGGAACTGAAGCAATACAGGACTCCCTTCAACGTGCACTTGACAACCGAGAGGAACAGCGGGAAGCAAAGGAACTATTAAAACTGTACCGGAATACCTTTCCAGTTGAAAATGATG ATTCAGAATCTGCTAAAGAAACTGATCAAGTGGATGGTTCAAATCTGATGACCAGTGAAACTTTCTGGCTGAATAAACACATAATTGAAGTTCTCAGGCAGAAGGCTAGCCCAGAGCTCAGCTTGTCGAATCATGAGCTCCAG GAAATTTTCAAAAGAAGTGAAGGAGATTTAAGTTCCACTTTAAATCGTTCCATTGAGGAAGTAAGGTACCTGCAGCAAGACTGTAGGAAGGAATTTGACAGACGCATGGCCAAAGTGAAGAGCCTGGAAGAATTGAGCCAATATTCAACAACGAAAAGGTGTGACGGTGTGACACTGTGA